Sequence from the Gloeocapsopsis dulcis genome:
TGGAAGATATCAATTCCGATTCTGATTTTTATCTTGATGAGGAGTAAACTCAATAATCTTGTGTCTAATCACCAGCAATCAATTCATCAAACCACGCCTAAATTGCCACTTATCTTAGGAGTTTCTGGAGCATCGGGGTTAATTTATGCCGTTCGTGCGCTCAAGTTTCTCTTAGCTGCTGAATACGCAGTCGAACTTGTTGCCTCTAAATCAACGTACATGGTTTGGCAAGCTGAGCAAAATATCCGAATGCCAGTGGAACCCTTGCAGCAAGAGCAGTTCTGGCGACAGCAAGCTGGTGTGGAAACACAAGGAAAACTCTACTGTCACCACTGGAGCAATGTAGGAGCCAATATTGCCAGCGGCTCCTACCGCACTCTTGGTATGGTTGTCATTCCCTGTAGTATGAGTACTGTAGCCAAACTTGCGGCTGGGCTGAGTTCAGACTTGCTTGAGCGGGCATCAGACGTACAACTAAAAGAAGGACGCAAACTGGTTATTGTGCCGCGTGAAACTCCTTTTAGCTTAATTCACTTAAGAAACTTAACGATGCTCGCTGAAGCTGGTGCAAGAATCGTTCCAGCAATTCCTGCTTGGTATCATAAACCACAAACAATTGAAGATTTAGTTGATTTTGTTGTTGCCCGTGCTTTGGATCAACTTGATATTGATTGTATTCCCATTCAGCGATGGCAGGGATGTGATTAAGAGGGGTCAAGATGAATATCAATGCCTTGCTTGTGCGCGATGCAGCAGGCTCCTTCTTCGGCGAAAATAGAAGGGTAATACCCTATCACCTAAAACTATGCCTGTTTTGCGACTACTTTTGCTGTTGGTGGTGTTGGGAGGGCTAACTTTGTTACTGTTGCAAAACTGGTCCCCAGTCCTTCCACTTGTATTTTTGGGTGGGCGATCGCTAGCGCTACCCCTAGCTGCGTGGATTTTGCTCAGCATAACTGCTGGAGCTTTTTCTGCATTACTAATCGCGGGTTTATTTAAAACGTCGAATTACTTCGCCCAAAGCCAAGTCAAGCAGCGTAGTGTTGTTGGTCGTACGCCACCACGTCAAAATCAACGTACTGTCAAGCAAGAATATACAACAGCAGCAAGTGCCACATATTCATCAGCATCTACGTCATCTACAACGAGTGATACGACTGATGATTGGAATAGCGATAATTCCACAGATGATGATTGGGACTTTGAAGAAAACACAACACCACAAGGAAGCTTTCGCCCAGAAACAACTATCCAAGACTCTAAGACTTACGAAGTCAGCTCTAATCCAAGGAGCAATCAATCAAGTTCTGTTTACTCATATAGTTCTAATGAACCACGAAACACTAATGTCGGTAAAACTGAATCAATCTATGATGCTGACTATCGTGTGATTACGCCACCTTATGGTAGTAGGACAAATACAACGGAGGAAGACGAGGATTGGGGCTTTGAGGATGACGAGTTTGAGGATGAGGATGATAATTCACCCTTGAAATAAAATCTGCTGAGTCAGGCGCAATTAACCGTGTGACCAATCACATTAATGCAGAAGCTCACTAAGTAAATTGCTCAACTGCTGTGTACTGAAACCGCTCGCGTGATTCTTGCTTGACTTTACCTGTCATGGCAGCTTCCTGCAATGCCATAAAAGCATTGAGGTCTTCTAGGTCATATCGAGTTGTGAGTAATTGTCGCAGTTGTTCCTCTGCTTCAATAGTTAAGTAGCCAGTTTTTAGTGTCTTCTGCACTAGTTCACGAATCAAAGCCATGCTTTAAACCTCATCCATAACACCTGAAGGGTGGAACTACCTACGAACTAACAATGATTTGCATTCATTGAGTGCTGGAGTTTAAGTTAGGTATAGTAGCGTTAGCAACACAAGTAATTAAAGTTAGACTTTGCTCAGCGCAAGCCAAACCCTATTATGTTGTGACGTACAAGAATTAATAATGTTTCAATAATCAATTAAGCCAAAGATAACTAAGTTATTAAGTAATTTATCACCTAACATTCGTTATGTAAATCGTTAGCTTAACGCTGTTAATAGTTTAATAACATCAACTACATTGTTCTTGTGTAGCAGCCAAAATTAAAAGTTAATGAAATGCACTCTAAAACAAAGCTAGTAGAGTCCCAATTTACCGCAGCAGAAGAACTCTGGAATTTAGAAAAGCTGTATATAGATTTAGCCAAGGCAAAGGAAAAGTCCTTAACGGCTGTGGAAAAATCATTACTCAGAGGTTTACTTTGTGGCTATAGTCCAGCAGAGATAGCCAGGATTATTTATCAAAATCGTAGTAGCAGTACAGTCAGAGTTTATTTATCAAATGGATTATATAAGTATATAGAAGAAATGTTGAGTTTTCAAACAGGAGACTTCGTTAAGATCCAAAATTGGAGTCGCGTAGTTCAACTACTAGAAAAAGCTGGATATAGAAATTTGACTGCCAAGGCAAATTATGAATCTACCCCACTACCAAATCAACATTTAGAGACTGTCGTTACGACACCCAAACAAGATTGGGGCGAAGCAATTGATGCTAAGATTTTTTACGGACGAAATCAAGAACTGCGATCGCTACAGCAATGGATTGTCGCCGATCAGTGTCGCGTCGTTGCCCTGCTAGGCATGGGTGGTGTTGGTAAAACGGCTTTATCTGTCAAAATTGCCGAACAAGTCCAAGAACATTTTCAGTATGTTATTTGGCGATCGCTGATCCATGCACCATGCATAGAAGATATTTTAGAGCAACTGCTGCAGTTTTTTGCGACTGAGTCAATTCACTCTGCTAAAGACACCCACGACAAGATTTCGCAACTTTTGCAATATCTGCGCACTTTTCGCTGTTTGATCGTACTCGATGGTTTTGAGGCAATTCTTGACACTGGCGATCGCTCTTTTAAATATATCGAAGGCTATCAAGGCTACGCCGAGTTAATTCGACGTCTTGGAGAATCGCCACATCAAAGCTGCTTAGTTTTTACAAGCCGAGAACAGCCTAGCGAGATTGCAGCTATCCAGGGGACAGCCCTACCAGTGCGGGTATTAAAACTTACAGGACTTAGTATAACTGAGGTTGCTTCAATCTTAAAAGTTAAAGGACTTGTAAACTTCTCTGAAGAAGAATGCCACTTTCTTGTTGATTGCTACTCTGGTAATCCTTTATTTATTAAAATTGCTGCGACTGTAATTCAAGATGTATTTGCTAATAATATTGCTAAACTCAGAGCACAGGGTAATATTCTTTTTAGCGAGATGCGAGAAGTTATTGCTCAACAATTATCTCGGTTATCTGTGCTAGAAGAACAAGTCTTGTACTGGCTGACATTAAATCCTCAGTCTAATTTAGTCTCAAATTTACAACGCGAAATACCACTCGACGCTTCAAACTTAGAAATTTTGGAGGCAATTGTTTTTTTGCAACGACGAAATATTATCGATAGTCACCTATCTCAACTCGTTCAAAAAAAGTGCTTTGCAGCTTATATTACTGAATACCTAAGCGATCGCATTTATCAAAGCCTGAGAAATCATCAAGATATCTCTATTTTTAGAAAGGGAGTTATTCAAAATTATTTGAGTACTGTAGTCAGTTTAAGTAACAAAACTGAAGTTGTATAGATAATAGTAAAGTTTTGTAGCAAGTTTATTTGAGTTAGAACTACTCTTTAACGAACCACGCTTCAGCACAGAGAAAAGAAAAGGAGAGGAATCTATTAAGTATTTAAGATTTTTGTATTACAGTTTTAATGTTAATAGTGAGTGACTGAACAATAGTATTGTGAACAAATCAAGTGGGCAAAGCAATTTATTGAAGGGAGTCAACTTGTACTTAGTTGGCATGATGGGTACTGGCAAAACAACCGTAGGGCGTACCTTAGCAACTAAACTCGGTTATAAATTTGTGGATACGGATGAGATTATTACTCAAGTAACACAGCAATCGATTAGCCAAGTGTTTGCGGCAAGTGGTGAATCAGCGTTTAGGCAGATAGAAACTCAAGTTTTAGCAAGAGTTTGTGCTTATACACATTTAGCGATCGCCACAGGTGGTGGTATTGTCTTACGGCGCGAAAATTGGAGTTATTTGCACCACGGTTTAATTGTCTGGCTTGATGCACCAATAGAATTGCTCTACACCCGCTTAAATACTGATGAAACTCGACCATTACTCCAAGCAGGTGACTTACGCACCCAGCTAGAAACTATCTTGCAACAGCGACAGCCACTTTATTCACAAGCTGATCTCCGAGTTGACGTGACCTTGGAAGAAACGCCAGAACAACTTGCTACACGAATATTAGAAGCAATTCCTCAAGTCTTGAAGAAGGCAGGCGAGATGCCTGCATCACAATTTTAAACTTTAAATTGTTGCAATTGAGATTGTTGAGAAGCACGAATTCTTTTAAACTGCAGTGCATACTTTTTGCTTATTCAAAGCTACTCATGTTCAACGATAGCAATTACATTAGAGAAACCGAAGCTACCCGCGTCCGAGTGCTGAGCGAAGCACTACCTTATATTCAACAGTTTGCCGGAAGAACCGTTGTCGTAAAATACGGCGGTGCGGCGATGAAAGATAGTTTACTTAAAGATAAAGTTATTCGCGACATTGTATTTTTATCTTGTGTAGGACTACGACCAGTCGTTGTTCACGGTGGTGGACCAGAAATTAATAGCTGGTTAGATAAGTTGGGAATTGAGCCGCAGTTTAGAAATGGCTTGCGCGTCACGGATGCTGCGACAATGGATGTTGTGGAGATGGTATTGGTTGGTCGCGTTAATAAAGAAATTGTTTCTCTGATTAACCGTGCTGGTGGTTCTGCGGTTGGATTGTGCGGTAAAGATGGCAATTTAATCAAAGCACGTCCTCAAGGTCAAGAAGGTATTGGCTTTGTGGGGGAAGTCACTAGTATGGATGTGAACATTTTGGAGGCGCTAGTTAAAAACGGTTATATTCCTGTTGTGTCGAGTGTGGCAGCAGATGAAACAGGTCAAGCCTATAATATTAATGCCGATACTGCCGCCGGCGAACTGGCTGCCGCATTAGGTGCAGAAAAATTAATTTTACTAACCGATACGCCAGGAATTTTAAAAGAGTATCAAGATCCTTCTAGCTTGCTGCACAAACTAGATATTCAACAAGCGCGGGAACTAATCGCGCAAGGCGTTGTGAGCGGTGGAATGATTCCGAAAGTTAATTGTTGCGTGCGATCGCTCGCGCAAGGAGTCCATGCTGCCCATATTATCGATGGGAGAATTCCTCACGCTTTACTGCTAGAAATCTTTACCGACAGTGGTATTGGCTCAATGATTGTAGCCTCGGAGTTTATGGGGTGAAGAGGAATTAGTTATGAGTTATGAGTTATGAGTCCTAAAGAGTTTTGAATTTTGAATTAAAAGAATCTTCTTAACTCAACACTCAACACTCAACACTTATAACTCTGTTAAGCTCAACACTCAAAATTCATCATTGATAACTCCCTGCACCTCTACTCTGCCTTCAAGGAACAATAATAAAGCCTGATGGTACTCTGTTAAAACGCCGATACCCTGAATCGAGAATCACTGGATTAATTAACGTTGAATCTCGAATTGTGGGATTAACTAAAACAGGATTGACCAATGTAGAATTGACGACTGTACCTGTTCTCTTTGTAGGAATAGAACTCCATGAATTTATTGGAGTACGGCGAACAGAAAATCCAGTTACGGGATCGACGGGCATAGGAGTAGGAATAGGACTACCGTAGATAAAGGAACCAACAATCTGCGGTTGACTGACGCCGTAGGGAACTTCTTGACTAAATACTACTGATTGCGCCGCGACTGGTGCTGATGGCATTGCGACAAGTACTGCACCAAAAACTAAAGGTGTTAAGGCACTAGTCGCACTCAATATTTTTTTGAATTGAATCATAACGTTATTGCCAATGAATTTTTATTAGGTTGTCGATATAGCCAACCCGTAGTAATGTCTAACTATATACCTCTATTAAAATTCTATCGGTTTTACCAACAAGATAGATAATGTAAAGCTTTAAGTTGATCTTATTCAAAATTCATAACTCCGCGTAGCGGTAATTATGTCAAAATAGCGCCACCCATTAATTTTTGATAACGATATTCCAACTCAGCTTTCATCAACCGCCAACGCTCTAAAGTTGCATCAAGTTCAATCACC
This genomic interval carries:
- the argB gene encoding acetylglutamate kinase; protein product: MFNDSNYIRETEATRVRVLSEALPYIQQFAGRTVVVKYGGAAMKDSLLKDKVIRDIVFLSCVGLRPVVVHGGGPEINSWLDKLGIEPQFRNGLRVTDAATMDVVEMVLVGRVNKEIVSLINRAGGSAVGLCGKDGNLIKARPQGQEGIGFVGEVTSMDVNILEALVKNGYIPVVSSVAADETGQAYNINADTAAGELAAALGAEKLILLTDTPGILKEYQDPSSLLHKLDIQQARELIAQGVVSGGMIPKVNCCVRSLAQGVHAAHIIDGRIPHALLLEIFTDSGIGSMIVASEFMG
- a CDS encoding NB-ARC domain-containing protein, with product MHSKTKLVESQFTAAEELWNLEKLYIDLAKAKEKSLTAVEKSLLRGLLCGYSPAEIARIIYQNRSSSTVRVYLSNGLYKYIEEMLSFQTGDFVKIQNWSRVVQLLEKAGYRNLTAKANYESTPLPNQHLETVVTTPKQDWGEAIDAKIFYGRNQELRSLQQWIVADQCRVVALLGMGGVGKTALSVKIAEQVQEHFQYVIWRSLIHAPCIEDILEQLLQFFATESIHSAKDTHDKISQLLQYLRTFRCLIVLDGFEAILDTGDRSFKYIEGYQGYAELIRRLGESPHQSCLVFTSREQPSEIAAIQGTALPVRVLKLTGLSITEVASILKVKGLVNFSEEECHFLVDCYSGNPLFIKIAATVIQDVFANNIAKLRAQGNILFSEMREVIAQQLSRLSVLEEQVLYWLTLNPQSNLVSNLQREIPLDASNLEILEAIVFLQRRNIIDSHLSQLVQKKCFAAYITEYLSDRIYQSLRNHQDISIFRKGVIQNYLSTVVSLSNKTEVV
- a CDS encoding flavin prenyltransferase UbiX, whose translation is MRSKLNNLVSNHQQSIHQTTPKLPLILGVSGASGLIYAVRALKFLLAAEYAVELVASKSTYMVWQAEQNIRMPVEPLQQEQFWRQQAGVETQGKLYCHHWSNVGANIASGSYRTLGMVVIPCSMSTVAKLAAGLSSDLLERASDVQLKEGRKLVIVPRETPFSLIHLRNLTMLAEAGARIVPAIPAWYHKPQTIEDLVDFVVARALDQLDIDCIPIQRWQGCD
- a CDS encoding shikimate kinase produces the protein MNKSSGQSNLLKGVNLYLVGMMGTGKTTVGRTLATKLGYKFVDTDEIITQVTQQSISQVFAASGESAFRQIETQVLARVCAYTHLAIATGGGIVLRRENWSYLHHGLIVWLDAPIELLYTRLNTDETRPLLQAGDLRTQLETILQQRQPLYSQADLRVDVTLEETPEQLATRILEAIPQVLKKAGEMPASQF